A region from the Hydrogenimonas sp. genome encodes:
- a CDS encoding cell division protein FtsZ, with the protein MSSKFSIEESPTISGAKIKAIGVGGGGGNMINHMINQGIEGIDLIVANTDVQALETSKAPYKIQIGEKLTKGLGAGMKPEIGQQSAIESFDAIKEVLNGADIVFVSSGLGGGTGTGAAPIIAQAAKEVGALTVSVVTKPFRFEGRKRLKLAESGLEELKKESDSIIVIPNEKLLSIIDKNLGIKESFKMVDNILSRAVSGISNVILSKGEHDINLDFADVNTVMSHRGLALMGVGEANGPSSAYEAVKNAIESPLLDNMSINGAMGVLVHFHIHPEYPLLEISEAMGIVEDNADEDAHVIFGTTTDETLSPDEVKITIVATGFENEEEKRAVEEKKESKTQQITLMQPELDDSSIPASTPRVKVVGGYDNEEILDIPTWMRNQMD; encoded by the coding sequence GTGAGCAGTAAATTTTCAATCGAAGAGTCCCCCACAATCAGCGGAGCCAAAATAAAGGCTATCGGTGTCGGAGGCGGCGGCGGCAACATGATCAACCATATGATCAACCAGGGAATCGAAGGGATAGACCTGATAGTCGCGAACACAGACGTTCAAGCCCTCGAAACCTCTAAGGCCCCGTACAAAATCCAGATAGGCGAAAAGCTTACGAAGGGGCTGGGCGCAGGCATGAAGCCCGAGATAGGGCAGCAGTCGGCGATAGAGAGCTTCGACGCGATCAAAGAGGTTCTCAACGGTGCGGATATAGTCTTCGTCTCTTCCGGACTGGGAGGCGGTACCGGTACCGGCGCGGCACCTATCATCGCACAAGCCGCAAAAGAGGTCGGGGCCCTGACCGTTTCTGTTGTCACAAAACCCTTCAGGTTCGAAGGCAGAAAGCGGCTGAAACTGGCTGAAAGCGGCCTCGAAGAGCTCAAGAAAGAGAGCGATTCAATAATCGTGATTCCGAATGAGAAGCTTCTAAGCATAATCGACAAAAATCTCGGGATAAAAGAGAGCTTCAAAATGGTCGACAATATCCTTTCGCGTGCGGTCAGCGGAATAAGCAATGTCATTCTCTCCAAAGGGGAGCACGATATAAACCTCGACTTTGCGGATGTCAATACGGTCATGAGCCACCGCGGTCTGGCACTGATGGGGGTAGGTGAAGCGAACGGACCCAGCTCGGCCTACGAAGCTGTCAAGAATGCGATAGAGTCACCGCTGCTCGACAATATGAGCATCAACGGCGCGATGGGGGTTCTCGTACACTTCCATATTCACCCAGAATATCCGCTGCTAGAGATAAGCGAAGCTATGGGTATCGTCGAGGATAACGCCGATGAAGATGCACACGTGATCTTCGGTACAACGACAGACGAAACACTCTCTCCGGATGAAGTGAAGATAACCATAGTCGCTACAGGCTTTGAAAACGAAGAGGAGAAGAGAGCCGTCGAGGAGAAGAAGGAGTCCAAAACACAGCAGATCACCCTGATGCAGCCGGAGTTGGACGACTCCTCCATCCCCGCAAGTACACCCAGGGTAAAGGTGGTGGGCGGCTACGACAACGAGGAGATTCTAGATATCCCCACCTGGATGCGCAACCAGATGGATTGA
- a CDS encoding cell division protein FtsA, with protein MSRPLLAIDIGSSKVSVVIAEQKESGINIVGSGVAKSQGVRKGTITNIELTSRSIRQALSDAKRVAGTIAPKAVISISGAYTRSINSSGIVNIPQQEIGIKEINRVMQTALYNANIPNEYEVLHVLPYNFKVDEQEFIEDPFGMNASRLEVDTHIITTQKSNLSNLKKAVKSAGIEIESVVLAGYASAISVLGDDEKELGVCVIDMGGSTCEMVIHSGNSIRFNTFLAVGSNHITNDLSMALHTPLHVAERIKLEYGSLKTPSNELIEIPVIGDEDENHEVSLEIVYNVIQARVQETLMILAKELEKSNLKEQIGAGIVLTGGMTKLEGIRELAMAIFDNMPVRIARPLQLEGDFKPLHDQAFSTVVGLLEYAAGGYTQYEIDSNRKMLHKKGSVPSAEGDMHGISPTSEDEPEPGNLKNEEIKQTLARVAQEDENESIGRKIKKLWHWMTQIF; from the coding sequence GTGAGCAGACCTCTCCTGGCGATCGACATCGGTTCCAGCAAAGTAAGCGTTGTCATAGCCGAACAGAAAGAGAGCGGAATAAATATAGTAGGCTCCGGTGTCGCCAAGTCGCAAGGGGTCCGCAAAGGCACGATAACCAATATCGAGTTGACATCCCGTTCAATAAGGCAGGCACTCAGCGACGCCAAACGGGTCGCCGGCACCATAGCCCCCAAAGCTGTAATCTCCATCTCCGGAGCCTACACCAGATCGATCAACAGCTCCGGTATCGTCAACATACCGCAGCAGGAGATTGGCATCAAAGAGATAAACCGCGTCATGCAGACTGCTCTTTACAATGCCAATATCCCGAACGAATACGAGGTTCTTCATGTCCTCCCTTACAACTTCAAAGTCGACGAGCAGGAGTTCATAGAGGACCCGTTCGGAATGAACGCCAGCCGCCTCGAAGTTGACACACACATAATAACCACCCAAAAATCGAACTTGAGCAATCTCAAAAAGGCTGTCAAGTCTGCCGGAATAGAGATAGAGAGTGTCGTTCTTGCAGGTTACGCTTCTGCTATATCGGTGCTCGGAGACGACGAGAAAGAGCTCGGCGTATGTGTAATAGATATGGGCGGTTCGACTTGTGAAATGGTGATACACTCAGGCAACTCCATCCGTTTCAACACCTTCCTTGCTGTCGGCTCCAACCATATAACCAACGACCTTTCGATGGCACTGCATACCCCGCTTCACGTAGCGGAGAGGATAAAACTCGAATACGGCTCACTCAAAACTCCTTCGAACGAACTCATCGAGATCCCCGTCATAGGTGACGAGGATGAGAACCATGAGGTCTCGCTGGAGATTGTATACAACGTGATTCAGGCCAGGGTCCAGGAGACACTTATGATTCTTGCCAAAGAGCTGGAGAAGAGCAACCTTAAAGAGCAGATAGGTGCGGGAATCGTACTGACCGGAGGAATGACAAAACTCGAAGGAATAAGAGAGCTGGCTATGGCTATCTTCGACAATATGCCGGTGCGCATAGCCAGACCTCTGCAGTTGGAGGGCGATTTCAAACCGCTGCACGACCAGGCTTTCTCTACCGTTGTAGGACTTCTGGAGTATGCAGCCGGAGGCTATACGCAGTATGAGATCGACTCCAACAGAAAGATGCTTCACAAAAAAGGCAGCGTTCCGTCCGCTGAGGGAGATATGCACGGCATATCGCCGACCTCGGAGGATGAACCCGAACCCGGCAATCTGAAAAACGAAGAGATAAAACAGACACTGGCGAGGGTCGCCCAGGAGGATGAGAATGAGAGCATCGGCCGTAAAATAAAGAAATTATGGCACTGGATGACACAGATTTTTTAA
- a CDS encoding peptidyl-prolyl cis-trans isomerase PpiD yields the protein MISWMQKHRKYLVVTIWISTIAFVGAGFVGWGTYQYGSKSNSVALVGDIPITMTQFQNAYSNIYEQYNRTLGGTLDEATAKQLGLKQQALQSLIYQALIKNFAAEHGVTVSDAEVQQAILSIPAFQKEGSFDKNTYLSMLRNMRMKPKVFEASLKDELLIKKTLRLLDMGTAPLETNAFGSALFISDKIRYRVFNAEDVKVKADEAALKSYWKKHKTEYMTPTRYKLSLLWVEPSSQTPDETEIEEYYKSNRTDFTDSEGKILPLEEARERVVAALRLKASKKAAQLAYIDLKKERKAPQESVTLDAGDPRFSAETWKDIEEAAAHTTLKPKVENGKYVIIRVDDVVLPRPKTFEEAYADVKRDYISKKRRELLLKLAESYSENLQDGTVSDFLTRDSVDKLKPLSNDEAAAFLQKLFSTKKAHGAILLDNKAVSYEILEQKLLNKKKLEENIEFVKENTGKMKENLLQSSLIKRLQQQYPVEIYLKESE from the coding sequence ATGATATCCTGGATGCAGAAGCACAGAAAATATCTTGTTGTAACTATCTGGATCAGCACCATAGCTTTCGTAGGTGCCGGTTTCGTAGGTTGGGGAACCTACCAGTACGGAAGCAAAAGCAACAGTGTCGCTCTCGTAGGCGATATACCGATCACGATGACACAGTTTCAAAATGCCTACAGCAACATATATGAGCAGTACAACCGTACACTCGGAGGGACGCTGGACGAAGCCACCGCCAAGCAGCTCGGCCTGAAGCAGCAGGCTCTTCAGTCTCTCATCTATCAGGCTCTGATCAAAAATTTCGCGGCAGAGCACGGAGTTACCGTAAGTGACGCTGAAGTACAGCAGGCGATTCTCTCCATTCCGGCTTTCCAGAAAGAGGGTTCCTTCGACAAAAATACCTATCTCTCCATGCTGAGAAACATGCGGATGAAGCCGAAAGTGTTCGAAGCGAGCCTCAAAGATGAACTGCTCATTAAAAAGACGCTGCGTCTGCTCGATATGGGAACGGCGCCTCTTGAAACTAACGCTTTCGGTTCGGCACTCTTTATCTCCGACAAAATCCGATACAGAGTCTTCAACGCGGAAGATGTGAAGGTAAAGGCCGATGAAGCCGCACTGAAAAGCTACTGGAAAAAGCACAAAACAGAGTATATGACTCCGACACGCTACAAGCTCTCACTCCTCTGGGTCGAACCCTCTTCACAAACACCGGACGAAACGGAGATAGAGGAGTACTACAAATCCAACCGCACTGATTTTACCGACAGTGAAGGAAAAATTCTGCCTCTTGAAGAGGCGAGAGAGAGAGTTGTCGCCGCTCTTCGCCTGAAAGCGTCCAAAAAGGCGGCACAGCTCGCCTACATTGACCTTAAAAAAGAGAGGAAGGCTCCGCAGGAGAGTGTTACGCTGGATGCAGGCGATCCCCGTTTCTCAGCCGAAACCTGGAAAGATATCGAAGAGGCGGCGGCACACACTACGCTCAAACCCAAAGTCGAAAACGGGAAATATGTGATAATCAGGGTTGACGATGTGGTTTTGCCCCGCCCGAAAACATTTGAAGAGGCGTATGCGGATGTCAAACGTGACTACATCTCGAAAAAGAGAAGAGAGCTGCTTCTGAAGCTCGCCGAATCATACAGCGAAAACCTTCAGGATGGTACCGTTTCGGACTTTTTGACACGCGACAGCGTTGACAAACTGAAACCGCTTTCAAACGACGAAGCCGCCGCGTTTCTTCAAAAACTCTTCAGTACAAAAAAGGCTCACGGAGCGATACTTCTTGACAACAAAGCTGTCAGTTACGAAATTCTGGAACAGAAGTTGCTTAACAAAAAGAAACTCGAAGAAAATATCGAGTTTGTCAAAGAGAATACGGGCAAAATGAAAGAAAACCTGCTTCAAAGCAGCCTGATAAAACGGCTTCAGCAGCAGTATCCTGTGGAAATATATCTAAAGGAAAGCGAGTGA
- a CDS encoding adenosylmethionine-8-amino-7-oxononanoate aminotransferase: MNNSEMMRRDLAHIWHPCTQMKDHESLPLIPVKSAEGVWLEDFDGKRYIDAISSWWVNLFGHANPYISGKLSEQARKLEHVLLAGFTHEPAVLLAERLCAVAPGELNRLFFADNGSSAVEIALKMSYHAHLNNGEERPLFLSLTNSYHGETIGALSVGDVELYKKTYEPILIRSVQTPVPEDRSEEAAGRAAEALEDILRLNANRISALIVEPLVQCAGNMHMYHPLYLRLAKEICERHNVHLIADEIAVGFGRTGTMFASEQAGIVPDFMCLSKGLTGGFMPMAAVLTTDEIYSAFYCDYLEYKAFLHSHSYTGNPLGCSCALAVLDIFEKDNVIENNRRKAGLLDELLEPFKELENVREVRRTGMIAAVELEGYSPVERVNLKIFDFCLKRGVFVRPLGSVLYFMPPYVISDEEMKMMTETAYEAVKSL; the protein is encoded by the coding sequence GTGAACAACTCGGAGATGATGAGACGCGACCTCGCACACATATGGCATCCGTGTACGCAGATGAAAGATCACGAGTCTCTGCCTCTGATTCCGGTCAAATCTGCCGAAGGTGTATGGCTCGAGGATTTCGACGGGAAGAGGTACATAGACGCTATAAGCAGCTGGTGGGTTAACCTCTTCGGTCATGCCAACCCGTACATAAGCGGAAAACTTTCGGAACAGGCACGGAAACTCGAGCATGTACTGCTTGCCGGCTTTACACACGAGCCGGCTGTACTGCTGGCCGAGAGACTCTGTGCGGTTGCACCCGGAGAACTGAACAGACTCTTTTTCGCCGACAACGGCTCCAGTGCGGTGGAGATAGCTCTGAAGATGAGCTACCATGCACACCTGAACAACGGTGAAGAGAGGCCGCTCTTCCTATCTCTGACCAACAGCTACCACGGCGAGACGATAGGGGCCCTTTCGGTAGGAGACGTCGAACTCTACAAAAAGACCTACGAGCCTATACTCATCAGATCGGTACAGACGCCGGTCCCGGAAGACAGAAGCGAAGAGGCCGCAGGCAGGGCCGCCGAAGCTCTGGAAGATATTCTGCGTCTTAACGCGAATCGCATCTCCGCCCTTATCGTTGAACCGCTGGTACAGTGTGCCGGAAATATGCATATGTACCACCCGCTCTATCTCAGACTTGCGAAAGAGATCTGCGAAAGGCACAACGTTCATCTGATAGCTGACGAGATCGCCGTCGGATTCGGGCGGACAGGGACGATGTTTGCGTCTGAACAGGCCGGCATAGTACCGGATTTCATGTGCCTCTCCAAGGGGCTTACAGGCGGGTTCATGCCGATGGCGGCGGTTCTTACCACGGATGAGATATATTCGGCTTTCTACTGCGACTATCTGGAGTACAAAGCCTTTTTGCATTCACACAGCTATACCGGCAATCCGCTCGGCTGCAGCTGTGCTCTGGCGGTGCTCGATATATTCGAAAAAGATAATGTCATAGAGAACAACAGGCGCAAAGCCGGGCTTTTGGATGAACTTCTGGAGCCTTTCAAAGAGCTGGAAAATGTCAGGGAGGTTCGCCGCACAGGTATGATAGCGGCGGTGGAGCTCGAAGGTTACAGCCCCGTAGAGAGAGTCAACCTGAAGATTTTCGACTTCTGCCTGAAAAGGGGAGTCTTTGTGCGGCCGTTGGGTAGTGTACTCTATTTCATGCCGCCGTACGTCATAAGCGACGAGGAGATGAAGATGATGACCGAGACGGCATATGAAGCGGTGAAGTCGTTATGA
- a CDS encoding rRNA small subunit methyltransferase H — translation MQKKIWTAMDKNRPHIPVLLDQVLECFGAMRESGVFVDCTLGYGGHSEAILQNFDRIKLIGIDRDPEAIEYSSKLLGRFGERFEARCGRFSDLLPQILEESPLCGVLADFGVSSLQLDKKERGFSFLSEGLDMRMGPDAKLSAYDVVNGYPVEELERVFRDYAEERSYRRVARAIVEARKKRPIESGMELADIVAKVLPKRGKTNPATALFQAIRIEVNDELGEIERLLDVLEANPPKGAVVGLITFHSLEDRLVKQRFRKWSVECICPPGVYRCECGGGHALGKIVNRKPLTATKEELKRNPRSRSAKLRCFVFS, via the coding sequence ATGCAGAAAAAAATTTGGACCGCGATGGATAAGAACAGACCTCATATTCCGGTACTTTTGGATCAGGTGCTGGAGTGTTTTGGCGCTATGCGCGAAAGCGGTGTTTTTGTCGACTGTACGCTGGGTTACGGCGGGCACAGCGAAGCGATACTGCAAAATTTCGACCGGATAAAACTCATAGGCATAGATCGCGATCCGGAGGCGATTGAGTACTCGTCGAAACTGCTTGGCAGGTTCGGTGAGAGGTTCGAAGCCAGGTGCGGGCGCTTTTCCGATCTGCTGCCTCAAATTTTGGAAGAGTCGCCTCTCTGCGGTGTTTTGGCCGATTTCGGTGTCTCTTCGCTTCAGCTCGACAAAAAGGAGAGGGGTTTCAGCTTCCTCTCCGAAGGACTGGATATGCGTATGGGGCCGGATGCGAAGCTGAGCGCCTACGATGTTGTCAACGGCTATCCGGTTGAAGAGCTCGAAAGAGTTTTCAGAGATTATGCCGAGGAGAGATCCTACAGGAGAGTTGCGCGGGCGATCGTCGAGGCGCGGAAGAAGAGGCCGATTGAAAGCGGTATGGAACTTGCCGATATAGTCGCAAAGGTTTTACCCAAAAGGGGCAAGACAAACCCGGCCACCGCGCTCTTTCAGGCAATCCGTATAGAGGTGAACGATGAGCTCGGCGAGATAGAGAGGCTGCTGGATGTTCTGGAGGCCAATCCTCCCAAGGGTGCCGTAGTGGGATTGATTACGTTTCACTCCCTTGAAGACAGACTGGTGAAGCAGCGTTTCAGAAAGTGGAGTGTTGAGTGTATATGTCCCCCCGGTGTATACAGGTGTGAGTGCGGCGGCGGCCACGCACTGGGAAAGATAGTGAACAGAAAACCTCTGACGGCGACGAAGGAGGAGCTGAAGCGGAACCCGCGTAGCAGAAGTGCGAAACTCAGATGTTTTGTTTTCAGCTAA
- a CDS encoding RND multidrug efflux transporter, with amino-acid sequence MIEKFIRFAIEKPILNHIFLVFLFLLSIFAYINIPKEIFPPANLDRITVTGHYAGASADTLDKMAVHSIEDGLKNLSEIDSVESVIKNGSFSIGADIKPGNDADLALSDVKDVIANIRRDLPSDMDEPIAKVAKRSFPLVIIAVAGDVPKKRLLQISEEIKSDLAGFKDLSDIVIYGDADDELDIILDVAKIEAYGLTKRSVVNTLSRISSIFPIGSIKERGNHLFVSTINGEKSAEALEETLLKIDGRTIRLKDIAEVKFTLSDPAEISHFNGIKNVSISVSKSEEGNAIALSKQIRELLAGYSEKYGNLTFNVYTDTSVWIKNRLNTVVSNIIFGLSLVFLSMLLFVNARIALVVAVGIPVSFMIGLVASDILGYSLNMLTLLGTLIALGMLVDEAIVVAENIYRYIEEGMDAKEAAVKGSVEMFPAVLTATMTTVFAFLPLLMLSGKLGEFIKVLPVMISILLLSSLFEAFYFLPLHAKDLLKPTKEASFTRRFWEKSYKIYAALLRPVIRHRYLSLFLILIFIGSTTYLLAKQSKFQLFPDFDTTQIYVNGEVDINNDLFDNEKIVTQLEEALLKKLPEEDVSSITAVIGLKLDSNNKGEHADNLFQIFVNLHEPVPKNFFDRYINPYLSPEYDDSDMMRRRSAQEVAAEIQKIVEPFRHKKDSYGPLFKELNVIVPQAGIVKSDIEISLGGDPEKVQEALVRLKKELEKIEGVENITDDAKEGEDELKLRVNRYGQRLGFTEGDITASLQPFFLKGEYAKMFNDEGVVRIRLEDVNKERYETLKRFELQIPGSVERVKLAEIVDFERKKSFAKIYKVDGERVSTVYASLNKHIITSSEVMDRLSNFFDSVKKEGVTVDIKGEEKENRTVKREIIQSAVIALFLIFVALVWMFDSIALPLITLSTIPLSILGVLIGHFIMGINLTMPSLIGIVGLSGVIVNDGLIMIDFIKKSRDLDSLLERARLRLRPILLTSITTVLGLSSLMFFASGQALILQPMAVTLGFGLIWATVLNLYYVPLLFSILYRVEVKES; translated from the coding sequence ATGATAGAAAAGTTTATACGTTTCGCCATCGAAAAGCCGATTCTCAACCATATTTTTCTCGTTTTTCTGTTTCTCCTATCTATCTTCGCCTACATAAACATACCCAAGGAGATATTTCCTCCGGCGAATCTGGACAGAATCACCGTAACCGGACATTACGCTGGTGCCAGTGCCGATACCCTGGACAAGATGGCTGTCCACTCTATCGAAGACGGGTTGAAAAACCTGAGCGAAATAGATAGCGTGGAGTCGGTGATAAAAAACGGATCTTTTTCGATAGGTGCGGATATAAAGCCGGGTAACGATGCCGACCTGGCCCTCAGCGACGTAAAGGATGTAATAGCAAACATAAGGCGTGACCTTCCGTCCGATATGGACGAACCGATAGCGAAGGTGGCAAAAAGAAGCTTTCCTCTTGTCATCATAGCGGTTGCAGGAGATGTTCCGAAAAAGAGGCTGCTGCAGATCTCCGAGGAGATAAAGAGCGACCTCGCCGGTTTCAAGGATCTCAGTGACATAGTGATTTACGGCGATGCCGACGACGAGTTGGACATAATCCTGGATGTAGCAAAGATCGAGGCCTACGGGCTTACCAAACGTTCGGTAGTAAACACGCTTTCGCGCATCTCATCCATATTTCCGATAGGCTCGATAAAAGAGCGCGGAAACCATCTTTTCGTCAGTACGATAAACGGTGAGAAGAGTGCGGAGGCCCTTGAAGAGACGCTGCTGAAGATCGACGGAAGGACGATTCGGCTCAAAGATATCGCCGAGGTGAAGTTCACCCTCAGCGACCCTGCCGAGATATCGCACTTCAACGGCATAAAGAATGTCTCGATATCGGTCAGCAAGTCGGAGGAGGGCAACGCTATCGCCCTTTCGAAGCAGATAAGAGAGCTTCTTGCCGGCTACTCCGAAAAGTACGGCAACCTCACCTTCAATGTCTACACAGATACATCCGTCTGGATAAAAAACCGTTTAAATACAGTCGTCTCCAACATTATTTTCGGTCTCAGCCTCGTGTTTTTGTCGATGCTGCTATTTGTCAACGCCCGTATCGCACTGGTTGTCGCGGTAGGTATTCCGGTAAGTTTCATGATAGGACTGGTCGCATCGGATATACTTGGTTACAGTCTGAATATGCTGACACTTCTGGGCACGCTCATAGCCCTGGGTATGCTGGTTGACGAAGCGATAGTAGTTGCGGAGAACATCTACCGCTATATCGAAGAGGGTATGGATGCCAAAGAGGCTGCCGTGAAGGGTTCTGTTGAGATGTTTCCGGCTGTACTGACGGCTACGATGACGACGGTTTTCGCTTTTTTGCCTCTGCTGATGCTCAGCGGCAAACTGGGGGAGTTCATAAAGGTCCTTCCGGTTATGATCAGTATACTGCTGCTGAGCTCCCTCTTCGAAGCGTTCTACTTTCTTCCTCTTCATGCCAAAGACCTGCTGAAACCGACGAAAGAGGCGAGCTTTACAAGGCGCTTCTGGGAGAAAAGCTATAAAATCTACGCGGCTCTTTTGCGTCCCGTGATAAGGCACAGATACCTCTCTCTGTTTCTGATACTCATTTTTATAGGCTCGACAACCTACCTGTTGGCCAAACAGAGCAAGTTTCAGCTCTTTCCGGACTTCGATACGACACAGATCTATGTAAACGGCGAAGTAGATATAAACAACGACCTGTTCGATAATGAAAAGATAGTGACCCAGCTTGAAGAGGCACTGCTTAAAAAGCTTCCCGAAGAGGATGTATCCTCCATCACGGCGGTTATAGGATTGAAGCTCGACAGCAACAACAAAGGTGAACATGCAGACAACCTTTTTCAGATATTCGTCAACCTCCACGAGCCTGTTCCGAAAAACTTCTTTGACCGTTATATAAACCCTTATCTGAGCCCGGAGTATGACGACTCCGATATGATGAGAAGGCGCTCCGCGCAGGAGGTGGCTGCCGAGATACAGAAAATAGTCGAGCCTTTCAGGCATAAAAAAGATAGTTACGGGCCGCTTTTCAAAGAGCTAAATGTCATTGTGCCGCAGGCGGGGATCGTGAAGAGCGATATAGAGATTTCTCTCGGCGGAGATCCAGAAAAGGTTCAAGAAGCCCTGGTACGGCTCAAGAAAGAGCTTGAAAAGATAGAGGGTGTCGAAAATATCACCGACGACGCCAAAGAGGGTGAAGATGAGCTGAAACTCAGGGTTAACCGGTACGGCCAGCGGTTGGGATTTACCGAAGGTGACATAACGGCCTCTCTGCAGCCCTTTTTTCTCAAGGGGGAGTATGCGAAGATGTTCAACGACGAAGGGGTAGTCCGTATTCGGCTCGAAGATGTAAACAAGGAGAGGTATGAGACTCTGAAGCGTTTCGAGCTTCAGATTCCGGGGAGCGTAGAGAGGGTAAAACTTGCCGAAATCGTTGACTTTGAGAGAAAAAAGAGTTTCGCCAAGATCTACAAGGTTGACGGAGAGAGGGTGAGCACGGTCTACGCTTCACTCAACAAACACATTATAACCTCATCGGAAGTGATGGATAGGCTCTCGAACTTTTTCGACTCGGTAAAAAAAGAGGGGGTTACGGTCGATATAAAAGGCGAGGAGAAAGAGAACCGTACCGTTAAGCGGGAAATTATACAGTCGGCGGTCATAGCGCTCTTTCTGATCTTCGTCGCCCTTGTCTGGATGTTCGACTCGATCGCGCTGCCGCTTATAACCCTATCGACGATACCGCTTTCGATACTCGGAGTGCTGATAGGCCATTTCATAATGGGAATAAACCTCACCATGCCGAGTCTTATAGGAATTGTAGGACTATCGGGAGTAATCGTCAACGACGGTCTCATAATGATAGATTTCATAAAAAAGAGCCGAGACCTCGATTCGTTGCTGGAACGTGCCAGGCTGAGGCTCAGACCGATCCTGCTCACATCGATCACTACGGTTCTGGGACTCTCGTCGCTGATGTTTTTCGCCTCGGGCCAGGCCCTGATATTACAACCGATGGCGGTAACACTCGGATTCGGGCTCATCTGGGCTACGGTTTTGAACCTCTACTATGTTCCTCTGCTATTTTCGATTCTTTACAGGGTAGAGGTAAAAGAGTCTTGA